A portion of the Lolium rigidum isolate FL_2022 chromosome 1, APGP_CSIRO_Lrig_0.1, whole genome shotgun sequence genome contains these proteins:
- the LOC124691249 gene encoding phosphatidylinositol-3-phosphatase SAC1-like has product MAAEAEDPAATATLEKFRLYETRARFYVIGSSREKRSFRVLKIDRSEPSELHLSEDPVWYSQQEVKSLLQRIAEGNRSTGGLTFVTKAYGIAGCIKFLESYYLILVTKRRQVGCICGHAIYCIDESQMITIPHSTVQTDVANSKNELRYKKLLESVDLAKDFFYSYTYPIMQSLQQNVTSAGMKEMPYENLFVWNSFLTEPIRSRCNNALWNVALVHGHFKQVKLSIFGRDLNVILISRRSRHFAGTRYLKRGVNDHGKVANDVETEQIVFEEEAGSWKGRMSAVVQMRGSIPLFWSQEAGRLSPKPDIFVQRYDPTYEATKLHFEDLAQRYGQPIIILNLIKTVEKRPREMMLRREFSKAVEYLNQNVPEERKLRFIHWDFHKFAKSKSANVLGVLGGVASEALDLTGFYYSGKPKVQKRRSIRRTSTARDGSIDIRASSGDLPRLSSSADALGSTGSQDMRKNDSKQEPLGDAPCYQTGVLRTNCIDCLDRTNVAQYAYGLAALGRQLHAMGLTDVSKIHPDSSIASALMEMYQSMGDALAHQYGGSAAHNTVFPERQGKWKATTQSREFLKSIKRYYSNAYTDGEKQDAINLFLGYFQPQEGKPALWELDTDYYLHVTTAGDDSYHLSSAPGNNVSGGSGDAMSPRSTLSPVPACKDDFSRMKLTSFDKLIERTCSSLRDVRLHRDADLKPSGGVGTSGMAPDAAEIQLKTPNWLFGQRKHAEPAPTTKVIPVENVNDGNKDDTHASICGELNWLSSSADLCEEDNFRRYLAFTTADAENGWYSGTLLYDQDENSGAYKHYSELCQGPVMDPFEHDPEKERHYAEALSVDIAITDDAQVEAEMKAALDDYQIVGSDLCIIPSCGALAEDPSQLTRWIIGDEKLRVVSAVQ; this is encoded by the exons atggcggcggaggcggaggacccggcggcgacggcgacgctcgAGAAGTTCCGCCTCTACGAGACGCGCGCC AGGTTCTACGTGATCGGGAGCTCGCGGGAGAAGCGGTCGTTCCGGGTGCTCAAGATCGACCGCTCGGAGCCGTCGGAGCTCCACCTCAGCGAGGACCCCGTCTGGTACTCCCAGCAGGAGGTCAAGAGCCTGCTCCAGCGCATCGCCGAGGGCAACCGCTCCACCGGCGGGCTCACCTTCGTCACCAAGGCCTACGGCATCGCAG GTTGTATCAAGTTCTTGGAGTCATATTACCTGATTTTAGTGACCAAGCGTCGTCAAGTTGGCTGCATTTGTGGCCATGCTATATATTGTATAGATGAGAGCCAGATGATCACCATCCCACACTCAACTGTACAGACAGATGTTGCAAACTCTAAGAACGAGCTGAG GTACAAGAAGCTCTTGGAAAGCGTTGATCTCGCAAAAGATTTTTTCTATAGCTACACATACCCAATCATGCAGAGCTTGCAGCAGAATGTCACTTCTGCAGGGATGAAGGAAATGCCTTACGAAAATTTGTTTGTATGGAATAGTTTCCTGACAGAGCCAATTCGATCAAGGTGCAACAATGCTCTCTGGAATGTAGCTCTGGTCCATGGGCACTTCAAGCAG GTCAAGCTGTCAATTTTTGGcagggatttaaatgttatccttATTTCTAGAAGATCTCGACATTTTGCTGGGACACG GTATTTAAAAAGAGGTGTGAATGACCATGGAAAAGTTGCTAATGATGTCGAAACAGAGCAAATAGTATTTGAAGAGGAAGCTGGTTCCTGGAAGGGAAGAATGAGTGCAGTAGTACAGATGCGAGGATCGATCCCTCTTTTTTGGTCGCAAGAGGCTGGCCGACTTAGTCCTAAGCCTGATATTTTTG TGCAGAGGTATGATCCTACTTATGAAGCAACCAAGTTACATTTTGAGGATCTTGCTCAGCGTTATGGACAACCTATCATAATACTTAATTTAATAAAG ACGGTTGAAAAAAGGCCACGAGAGATGATGCTCAGGCGTGAATTTTCTAAGGCAGTTGAGTATCTTAATCAAAATGTGCCTGAAGAGAGGAAACTGAGATTCATTCACTGGGATTTTCATAAATTTGCGAAAAG CAAGTCCGCAAATGTATTGGGCGTTTTAGGAGGTGTAGCAAGTGAAGCACTGGACCTTACTGGGTTTTACTACAGTGGAAAGCCAAAAGTTCAGAAAAGAAGGTCAATCCGTCGAACTAGCACTGCAAG GGATGGCTCTATTGATATAAGAGCTAGTTCTGGAGATCTACCAAGACTTTCTAGTAGTGCTGATGCGCTTGGTTCCACAGGTTCTCAGGATATGAGAAAAAATGATAGCAAACAAGAGCCTCTGGGTGATGCTCCTTGTTATCAAACTGGAGTTCTTCGTACGAATTGCATAGACTGCCTGGATCGCACAAATGTCGCACAGTATGCTTATGGCCTTGCTGCTTTGGGGAGGCAACTTCATGCAATGGGACTGACAGATGTTTCAAAAATCCATCCAGATAGCAGCATTGCTTCAGCTTTAATGGAAATGTACCAGAGCATGGGTGATGCACTTGCTCATCAGTATGGAGGTTCTGCAGCACATAATACG GTTTTCCCTGAGAGGCAAGGGAAGTGGAAGGCTACTACACAGTCTAGGGAGTTTCTAAAATCAATTAAACGATATTACAGCAATGCCTACACTGATGGTGAGAAACAAGATGCTATAAATTT ATTTCTGGGTTATTTCCAACCTCAAGAAGGAAAGCCAGCTCTCTGGGAGCTGGATACTGATTACTATCTCCATGTGACAACAGCTGGTGATGATAGCTACCATTTGAG TTCTGCACCTGGAAATAATGTGTCTGGGGGATCTGGAGATGCCATGAGCCCTAGATCCACATTGAGCCCTGTGCCAGCATGTAAAGATGACTTCTCAAGGATGAAGCTTACTTCATTTGACAAACTTATAGAAAGGACCTGTAGTTCGCTTAGGGATGTGAGGCTTCACCGTGATGCTGATCTAAAGCCAAGTGGTGGTGTTGGAACTTCTGGAATGGCTCCAGATGCAGC TGAAATACAGCTCAAAACCCCAAACTGGTTGTTTGGTCAAAGAAAACATGCAGAGCCAGCTCCAACAACCAAAGTTATTCCAGTGGAAAATGTGAACGATGGAAACAAAGATGACACGCATGCCTCTATATGCGGGGAACTGAACTGGCTTTCCTCCTCAGCAGATTTATGTGAGGAGGACAATTTCAGAAG GTATTTGGCATTCACAACAGCGGATGCAGAGAATGGCTGGTACAGTGGAACACTGTTATACGACCAAGATGAGAACAGCGGGGCTTATAAACATTATTCCGAACTATGCCAG GGGCCTGTCATGGATCCTTTTGAGCATGATCCCGAGAAAGAACGCCATTACGCGGAGGCTCTTAGTGTGGATATTGCGATCACGGACGACGCGCAGGTGGAAGCAGAAATGAAAGCCGCGCTGGACGACTACCAGATAGTAGGTTCGGACCTGTGCATCATCCCGTCGTGCGGGGCCCTTGCCGAGGATCCAAGCCAGCTGACGAGGTGGATCATCGGGGACGAGAAGCTACGCGTCGTCAGTGCCGTGCAGTAG
- the LOC124691265 gene encoding alcohol dehydrogenase-like — protein sequence MSISTASRRALSRIGGALRRSFSSAPDSAAGYQVSGGPSFMRAAVFWEPGRPLTMEEFRMPRPKAGEVLVKTKACGVCHSDLHVMKGELPFSSPCVVGHEITGEVVDHGAHTPAEIVNRFPVGSHVVGAFIMPCGNCFYCVKGQEDLCESFFAYNRAKGTLYDGETRLFLRSNGRPVYMYSMGGLAEYCVVPANALAILPSSLPYTESAILGCAVFTAYGALRHAAEMRAGDSVAVIGVGGVGSSCLQIAKAFGASEIIAVDVLDEKLQNAKTLGATHTVNAAEEDAVEKIKEITGGRGVDVAVEALGKALTFAQCTQSVRDGGKAVMIGLAATNVVGEVDITRLVRRQVKIIGSYGARARQDLPQIVKLAERGAFDLKNAISRKCKLEEANSAYEDMNKGKIIGRAVVEIM from the exons ATGTCCATCTCCACCGCTTCCCGCCGCGCTCTGAGCCGGATCGGCGGCGCCCTCCGGCGGTCCTTCTCGTCGGCGCCGGACTCCGCCGCGGGGTACCAAGTCTCCGGCGGGCCGAGCTTCATGCGCGCGGCGGTCTTCTGGGAGCCCGGCCGCCCGCTCACCATGGAGGAGTTCCGCATGCCGCGCCCCAAGGCCGGCGAGGTCCTCGTCAAGACCAAAG CTTGTGGAGTTTGCCACTCCGATCTCCATGTCATGAAAGGCGAGCTCCCTTTCTCGAGCCCTTGCGTTGTTGGACATGAGATCACCGGGGAGGTGGTCGACCATGGCGCCCACACGCCTGCTGAGATCGTCAATAG GTTCCCAGTTGGTAGTCATGTCGTTGGCGCCTTCATAATGCCCTGCGGGAATTGCTTTTACTGTGTTAAG GGCCAGGAAGACCTCTGCGAGTCTTTCTTCGCGTATAATCGTGCAAAAGGAACACTATATGATGGTGAAACCCGGCTATTTCTACGGAGCAATG GAAGGCCAGTGTACATGTACAGCATGGGTGGGCTTGCGGAATATTGTGTTGTGCCGGCCAATGCACTAGCAATTCTTCCTAGCTCGTTGCCGTACACAGAATCAGCGATTCTAGGATGTGCTGTGTTCACTGCATATGGCGCTTTGAGGCATGCTGCTGAAATGCGTGCTGGTGATTCGGTAGCAGTGATTGGGGTTGGAGGGGTCGGATCAAG CTGCTTACAGATAGCGAAAGCCTTTGGAGCTTCTGAAATCATTGCGGTTGATGTTCTTGATGAGAAACTCCAGAATGCTAAAACTCTTGGAGCAACCCACACTGTAAACGCAGCGGAAGAAGATGCTGTTGAAAAGATCAAG GAAATTACTGGTGGGAGGGGTGTGGATGTGGCTGTGGAGGCACTTGGTAAGGCATTGACGTTTGCCCAGTGCACCCAAAGTGTACGAGATGGAGGCAAAGCTGTTATGATTGGGCTTGCTGCAACAAACGTAGTAGGCGAGGTGGACATAACCCGTCTTGTTCGCCGACAG GTCAAAATCATTGGGTCGTATGGGGCAAGAGCCAGGCAAGATCTTCCTCAGATAGTCAAGCTCGCAGAGAGGGGTGCCTTCGATCTCAAGAACGCCATATCAAGGAAATGCAAATTGGAAGAGGCAAACAGTGCCTACGAGGATATGAACAAGGGCAAGATCATTGGCCGAGCTGTAGTTGAAATCATGTAG
- the LOC124691259 gene encoding adenylate kinase, chloroplastic-like produces the protein MASSTASAAAIVSSLSPSPVAAERPIPHGSLLFRGSRNGSSPLRLNSSRQRRLSPAPRAAKAVAAEKADPLNVMIAGAPASGKGTQCELIKAKYGLVHISAGDLLRAEIATGTENGKRAKEFMEKGQLVPDEIVVNMVKERLLQADAQEKGWLLDGYPRSYSQSMALENLGIRPDIFILLDVPDELLVERVVGRRLDPVTGKIYHLKYSPPENEEIASRLTQRFDDTEEKVKLRLQTHYQNIESLVSIYEDLIVKVKGDAMVEDVFGEIDKLLTSSREKKSEMVATS, from the exons ATGGCTTCTTCCACGGCCTCCGCCGCTGCCATCGTCTCCTCCCTCTCGCCGTCGCCCGTGGCTGCCGAGAGGCCAATTCCCCACGGCAGCCTCCTCTTCCGCGGCTCCCGCAACGGCTCCAGCCCCCTACGGCTCAACTCCTCACGACAACGCCGGCTCTCGCCGGCGCCTAGAGCGGCCAAG GCTGTGGCCGCAGAGAAGGCCGATCCCCTGAATGTCATGATAGCGGGTGCTCCCGCGTCCGGGAAGGGCACGCAGTGCGAGCTCATCAAGGCCAAA TATGGTCTGGTGCACATTTCAGCTGGAGATTTGTTAAGGGCGGAAATCGCCACAGGCACCGAGAATGGGAAGCGGGCCAAGGAGTTCATGGAGAAGGGACAGCTGGTTCCCGACGAGATTGTTGTCAAT ATGGTGAAGGAACGTCTTCTTCAAGCAGATGCTCAGGAAAAGGGCTGGCTTTTGGATGGTTACCCAAGAAGTTATTCACAGTCCATGGCACTAGAAAATCTTGGAATTCGGCCTGACATTTTCATTCTATTGGAT GTTCCAGATGAACTTCTTGTTGAAAGGGTGGTTGGCAGACGGCTGGATCCTGTAACTGGGAAAATATACCATCTTAAGTATTCCCCGCCAGAGAACGAAGAAATTGCATCAAGACTTACACAAAGATTTGACGATACAGAAGAAAAG GTTAAGCTAAGGTTGCAGACTCATTATCAAAATATCGAGTCTTTGGTCTCGATATATGAGGACCTTATAGTCAAG GTAAAAGGAGACGCCATGGTTGAagatgtgtttggtgagatcgACAAGCTGCTCACTTCCAGCCGGGAGAAGAAAAGTGAAATGGTGGCTACCTCATGA